Part of the Fibrobacter sp. UWR2 genome is shown below.
GACTGTAACGTTCGTGATGCTCGGGTCCACGAGGCTCTTCACGATTTCGAGAAGCTTGCGTGCGTTGATGACAACCGAACCGTCGCGTTCGCCCTGGACTTCGACCTGGGCCCTGATGCCGAGGTTCAAGTCGGTAGCGCTGACTTCGAGGAAGTTGCCTTCGAGACGGAGCGCGAAGTTGTTGAGAATCTGGATGGTGGACTTGTTGGGGACGGCGTTGATGGCTGCCTGCAGTACATCCTGGAATGTGGTTTTGTCAATCACGAACTTCATTATTAGGCACCTCTTTGAATGAGCATCGTACCCACGAAGAATACGACTGCGATAGTTCCAATAGCCACGATAACCCACTTATTCAGGGCGTTCTTTTTCTTTGGCACAAAATTTTTAGCATTCTGTTTTGCGCGTCTGCGTTCGCTTCGGCTCATGTTATGTCTCCGTTGATTTTTACAGTGAAAAACTACTATTTTTTAGGGCCGAGCGAGGAAAAATTTATGAACGGAACGCCTTTTAACAAGATAAAAAGCACCGCTTTGGGTCTTGCCGGGACCACTTTGGCAAGGGTTGAACTGGCATCGGAAGAAGGCCGCTTGAAAACCAAGTTCCAGGCCCTCGGCCAGAAGCTCTACAAGGCCGTCCAGGGAGACCTGCTGGGCACCATCAAGAACGATCCTTCTGTCGTGGAACTCATTGGCGATATCGAAGAGACGCAGCGCCGCATTGCCGACCTCGAAAGCAAGATTGGCGGGGGGAACCGTTAATCCGTGCGCAAACTCGAAATACATGTCTTTGGCGATAGGACGTCCGGTAGCAAGAACTACCGCCTGTCCCTGCTCCACATTATCCTTGTTCCGGTGGCGATCCTGCTGGCCATTGCGGGCTTTGTGCTGTTTTCGCCCATGCAGATTATAGACAATGTGTCGAACGAGGATGTCGTCTCGGTCTACCGCCAGAACAAGGTTATCAAGAAAGAGATCAAGGGAATCCGCGAGACGGTCGACGAGTCGATTCTCCGTGCCGAGGAGACCAAGCTTCTCCGCGACAGCACGCTCAAGCTGAGTGGGCTGGGCTTTGCCCTTGACGATTTCGGGGGCGAGGAGACCGTGCCGTTCTCTTCGCGCAAGAGCCTTCGCGAGATAGAGAAGAGTTTCAAGAACCTCCTGAACAGCGTGGAGAAGGATTCCACGCTCGCGGCCGCTTTACCCGTAATCCACCCGCTCAAGAACGGGCATGCCGTGCGCAACCGCTTCGAGATGATCCGTGACCCGTTTACCGAAATCGAACTCCCGCACCGCGGCATCGACTTCGTTGCCGATGTCGACGACACCGTGTATGCTACGGGTGCGGGTGTGGTGAGCGAGGTGCGTGCGCATCGCGGGTTCGGGCTCTCTGTCAAGATCAGCCACCTCCCGAAGGTCCGCACGTTCTATGCGCACCTCGGACATGCGCTGGTACACGAGGGCGACCGCGTACGTCGCGGCGACCCTATCGCCACCATCAGCGAGAGCGGCCGCGAATCTGGCATCGGCCTGCATTACGAAATCCGCGTGGACGGTGTGCCCGTCAATCCCGAAGACTACTTTATTACACGATAACTGTTGGCTGGCCCGGCAAGTCGAATTTTAATTTGTATGGAATGAGATATGAAACAGGCTCCCTTTGAACAGAATATCATCGCGATGGTCTGGGACTGCGACAAGACGCTTATCAGTTCCTATATGCAAGATCCGCTGTTCCGCCATTACGGTGTGGACGGCAAGAAGTTCTGGGCCGAAGTGAACGCGCTCAAGGCCCGCTATGCGGAGCAGGGCATATCCGTCAATTCCGATACGAGCTATCTGAACCATATTCTCACCTACGTGAAGTCGGGGCTTTTCAAGGGCCTGAACAATCGCCTGCTGCGCGAATTCGGGAAGGAACTCGTGTTCTACCCGGGGCTGCCCGATTTCTTTGGTGAGATAAAGAAGCTTATTGCCGAGGACCCGAAATACAAGGCGTTCGATATCCGGCTGGAACATTACGTTGTTAGTACTGGCTTTGCGGAGACGATTCGCGGGAGCTCCATCGCGCCCTACGTGGACGGGATTTTCGGCTGCGAGTTTATCGAGGATGTGCTGCAGCCCGGTTTCCTTGATGGCGATGCCGCCGGTTTGAAGTCTTCTGCTGCGGCGGCAGAACTCGGGCTTGACGCAGGCTCCGAGATTTCCCAGGTCGCGTGCGCCCTCGACAACACGTCCAAGACCCGCTACCTCTTCGAAATCAACAAGGGGAGCAACAAGTACCCCGATACCATCGACGTGAATTCGTCCATTGCCCGCGAAAGCAGGCGCGTGCCCTTCCAGAACATGGTGTATGTGGCCGACGGCCCCTCCGACGTGCCGGCGTTCAGCATTTTGAACTACAACGGCGGAAGCACGTTCGCGGTGTATCCGAAGGGCGACGTGAAGGCTTTTAAGCAGGTGGATGCCCTGCGCCGTGACAACCGCGTGCAGATGTTCGGCGAGGCGGACTACCGGAAGGGCGAACAGTCCTGGCTCTGGCTTACCGAGAAGGCCCGTGCCATCGCCGACCAGATCGTGGAGCGCAAGAAGGCCGCCATCCGCAATAACGTCAGCGCGCCGCCGTCTCATCTTACATAGGTCTTTTATTATATTTATGCTACAATACGGTGTTCCATGCGTGGAACGCTGTTTTGGATAATTTCTATCAAGTTTTACACTACTTTTTAGGATTGTTAATGACGAACAAGTGCAAACGTGGAATTTTGATTAGCAAGACGCCCTATGAGACCCGCTATGCCATTATGGAAGATGGTGAACTTGCGGAACTCGTGGTCGACGGCGCTTCTTCTAATCCGATTCTTGGCAATATTTATAAGGGCGTTGTTAAGAAGGTTGTTCCGGCTTCTAGGCTTGCGTATGTGGATGTGGGCCTCGGTACCGACGGGGTCCTGTACCAGGACAATGTCGTGGATAGGAATGCCGCCCCTTCCCGTACGCTCGACGACGATGACGATGGCGACGCGTTTGTGGGGACCTCTATCGAGAAGGTGCTCCATGAGGGCGACGAGATTATGGTTCAGGTCGAGAAGGAACCCGAAGGCAACAGGGGTGCAGGCCTTACGATGCGCCTCCTTATCCCGGGTAGCCTTTTGGTCTGCATGCCGAATTCGAACTTCATCGGCGTGTCCAAGCATGAACGCGATATGGCTCGTCGCCGCGAAGTCAAGGGGATGGTCAACCGTCTCAAGGCTCGCGATGTGGGCTATATCGTGCGTACCGACGGCATGAACGCTACCGAAGAGGAACTGCAGCAGCAGATGCGCATCCTCGAGGGCAAGTGGACCCGTGCCAAGGAAACTTTTGCGAGCGCCGCACCTGGCGCCTGCATCTACGAGGAGTCCAATTCCGCAGGCCGCTGCATCGGCGAATACTTCAACGAGAACACCGATTACGTGTACGTGGACAACCGCGACGAGTACTTCACGCTGCGCGACTACCTGCGCGAAGTCGCTCCCGACATGCTGGACAAGGTGAAGCTCTGGAGCTCCAGCGAGAGCCTGTTCGAATACTTCAAGATAGAGAACGACTATGCGCGCTCCCTGCAGCGCCAGGTGCCGCTTTCCCGCGGCGGGAACCTCGTTATCGAACAGACCGAGGCTCTCCTCTCCATCGACGTGAACACCGGACCGAAGGTGCACGGCAAGGACCAGAGCAAGATTATCCTCGAGACGAACATCGACGCCTGCCGCGAAATCGCGAAGCAACTCAGGCTCAGGGACATCGACGGGTTCGTCATCGTCGACTTCATTGATATGGAATCCGATGCCGACCGTGAAACGGTTTATCAGGAATTCTGCAAGGCCGCCCGCCGCGACAAGGCTTCGGTGACTCCGTCGCCCATTAGCCAGTTCGGCCTCATGGAAATTACCCGCAAGCGCGTCCGCGACGATTCCGGCAAGACAAAGGCCTGCCCGGTTTGCCAGGGCGGTGGCCGCATTGCCACGCTCGAATCGGCGCTCGGCATGATCGACCGCTGGATGGCTCGCGCCCATGCGAAGGGCAACCTGAAGAACGTGACGCTCGTGCTCAGTGCCCCGATGGTGGAGGTCCTTGTCCGCGACAGGGCCCGCATGCTCCACTACCTCGAGAACAAGCACTGCATGAAGGTCGAACTCGTGCAGGACGACCATGCGCACGTGAACCAGTTCTGGATGTTCAACGCCGAAAAGGAAGACATCACGGACCTGTACAACTTTGCGGAATCCGACGCTCCGGCAACATCTGCCCGCCCCAAGCGCGGCAGGGAACGCAGCCGCAACAAGTGCAAGCGCGAAATCCTTATCAGCAAGACTCCCTACGAGAAGCGCATCGCCATCATGGAAGACGGCGAACTTGCGGAACTGGTCGTAGAGAGCGTGTCTTCTACCCGCGTGCTCGGGAACATCTACAAGGGTGTGGTGCAGAAGGTTCTGCCCGCACTCAAGGCGGCCTTTATCGATATCGGTATGGAGAAGGCCGGGTTCCTGCACCAGGACGATGCGATGGACCGTAGCGAACTCTTGCGTCGCGAATACGGTGACGACGATGACGAGGGCGGTCCATCCAAGGAAATTTCCATTGATGAAATTCTCAAGGAAGGCCAGGAAATCATGGTGCAGGTGGTCAAGGAACCGATCAGCACCAAGGGTGCCCGCCTTACCACGCACCTGAGCTTTGCAGGCCGATTCCTTGTCTGCATGCCGGGTACGAACTTCATCGGTGTGTCCAAGCGTGAACGCGACCCGGCCAAGCGCCGTGAGTTCAAGAAGGTCGTCCGCCGCCTCAAGGGTCGCGACGTGGGTTA
Proteins encoded:
- a CDS encoding M23 family metallopeptidase, with the translated sequence MRKLEIHVFGDRTSGSKNYRLSLLHIILVPVAILLAIAGFVLFSPMQIIDNVSNEDVVSVYRQNKVIKKEIKGIRETVDESILRAEETKLLRDSTLKLSGLGFALDDFGGEETVPFSSRKSLREIEKSFKNLLNSVEKDSTLAAALPVIHPLKNGHAVRNRFEMIRDPFTEIELPHRGIDFVADVDDTVYATGAGVVSEVRAHRGFGLSVKISHLPKVRTFYAHLGHALVHEGDRVRRGDPIATISESGRESGIGLHYEIRVDGVPVNPEDYFITR
- a CDS encoding haloacid dehalogenase-like hydrolase, translated to MKQAPFEQNIIAMVWDCDKTLISSYMQDPLFRHYGVDGKKFWAEVNALKARYAEQGISVNSDTSYLNHILTYVKSGLFKGLNNRLLREFGKELVFYPGLPDFFGEIKKLIAEDPKYKAFDIRLEHYVVSTGFAETIRGSSIAPYVDGIFGCEFIEDVLQPGFLDGDAAGLKSSAAAAELGLDAGSEISQVACALDNTSKTRYLFEINKGSNKYPDTIDVNSSIARESRRVPFQNMVYVADGPSDVPAFSILNYNGGSTFAVYPKGDVKAFKQVDALRRDNRVQMFGEADYRKGEQSWLWLTEKARAIADQIVERKKAAIRNNVSAPPSHLT
- a CDS encoding Rne/Rng family ribonuclease, whose protein sequence is MTNKCKRGILISKTPYETRYAIMEDGELAELVVDGASSNPILGNIYKGVVKKVVPASRLAYVDVGLGTDGVLYQDNVVDRNAAPSRTLDDDDDGDAFVGTSIEKVLHEGDEIMVQVEKEPEGNRGAGLTMRLLIPGSLLVCMPNSNFIGVSKHERDMARRREVKGMVNRLKARDVGYIVRTDGMNATEEELQQQMRILEGKWTRAKETFASAAPGACIYEESNSAGRCIGEYFNENTDYVYVDNRDEYFTLRDYLREVAPDMLDKVKLWSSSESLFEYFKIENDYARSLQRQVPLSRGGNLVIEQTEALLSIDVNTGPKVHGKDQSKIILETNIDACREIAKQLRLRDIDGFVIVDFIDMESDADRETVYQEFCKAARRDKASVTPSPISQFGLMEITRKRVRDDSGKTKACPVCQGGGRIATLESALGMIDRWMARAHAKGNLKNVTLVLSAPMVEVLVRDRARMLHYLENKHCMKVELVQDDHAHVNQFWMFNAEKEDITDLYNFAESDAPATSARPKRGRERSRNKCKREILISKTPYEKRIAIMEDGELAELVVESVSSTRVLGNIYKGVVQKVLPALKAAFIDIGMEKAGFLHQDDAMDRSELLRREYGDDDDEGGPSKEISIDEILKEGQEIMVQVVKEPISTKGARLTTHLSFAGRFLVCMPGTNFIGVSKRERDPAKRREFKKVVRRLKGRDVGYIVRTNGLNESEFEIRKQMRELESKWEQTKFNFANQPAETCIYEESDSIEQTVREYFGENTDFVYIDNREEFIALRDYLKVLSPDKLNKVKLWNSNESLFEHFKIENDYARSLQRRIPLFNGGNLVIEQTEALVSIDVNMGKPRGKDRNRQALDTNIEACREIAKQLRMRDVGGLIIIKFIEMSADSDRDSVYQEFRKAIRRDKAPISPAQISPFGLMEVTRKRVRVNLMTEKTEICPVCQGGGRIAMLESTMGEIDRWMGRARNKGKLREVTLVVSSAMVDALCADSCRIYRYLESKHGLHINIVEDECAHVNQYWMLDKAGEDMTALYGTV